A window of bacterium genomic DNA:
GGCGCGTCAGGGCGGCGCTGCTCTCGTCGGAGAGGCCGCCTTTCCCGATGATCGCGCGGACGCCGCAGACGCGCAGCACATCCTCGGTGAACCGGTCCATCCGCATGCTGGTCGTCGTCCCCACGGTCATCGCTTCGTACCCGCTCGCCGCCGTCGCGCTGCGACGGACGTTCGGCGCGACGTGTAGGAGCGCGCCTCCGCGCAGGTCGACGGGCGACGGTTGCGCCTGATCAAACATGCGGATCAACGTGGCGTCGCGAATCCCCCAGACGATGCCGTCAAGCAGGACGGTGTCGCCGACGCGCAACGCCCGCACCGCGTCCTCGGAGAGCGGGGTCTCGAGCCGGTGCTCCATCGTTAGTACGTAATCTCCACGCGCCCGTCGCGGTACACGCGGGCGCGTCGGCGTTCGCCGCGCCAGCACTGCATGTTGATCGCCACCGGGTTCAGCGTGATGTGTGTCCACGCCGTCTCGATGTGCAGATCGAGCGCCGTGGTATCGCCTCCCAGGCCCATCGGACCGATGCCCGTGCTGTTGATCGCGTCGAGCAGTTCGCACTCGAGCGCGGCCACCTCCGGATCGGGGTGGCGCTGGCCGATCGGCCGCAGCGTCGCTTTCTTCGCGAGCGTCACGCAGAGATCCGAGGACCCGCCGATGCCGACCCCGATGATCGTCGGCGGGCACGGTCGACCGCCGGCGCCCACGCTGGTTTCGAGCACGAACTTCTTGATGCCGGCGATTCCGTCGGCGGGCAGCAGCATCTTCAAGAAGGACATGCTCTCCGACCCCGATCCCTTCGGCATCATCAGAATGTCGATATGGTCGATCGCGTCGGAGAACTCCACGTGCACGACCGGCACACTCTCTCCGGTGCTCGTCTGTCGGTTCTCCCGACGGATCGGAGAGACGATGCTCGATCGCAGCGGCGTCTCCGTGGTCGCCCGCTCCACCCCGCGGCGCAGCGCATCGATCATGCGAACGCCGTCGATCGACACGCCCCGCCCAATTGTGATCCAAAAGATCGGGATCCCCGTGTCCTGGCACACCAGCGTCTGCTTGCGGTCCGACACCTCGATCGCCTTGAGCATCGTGCCAAGGATCCCGCGCGCCACCGGGTTTGACTCGCGCGTCTGGGCGTCTCGCAGCCCCTGACGGATGTCGGGGGGGATGTCGATTTGCGCGTCCACGTAGAGTCGGCGCCCAATCTCCTCGAAGAGGGCATCGCGTTCGGGCGTGTCGAGCGACAGATCAATCATGAGTGGACTCCTCATATCCTCTCGGTGCCGTTCTCATGTCCGCTTGGACCCCGCGCCGGCCGCGACGCGCTCGCCGGTCCGTCGGTGCCGCGCGTGCTCGGTGAGGGTGCGCGCATGCCTGCGGTCCGTTCCCGATACACCGCCTGCGCGCGCCCGCGTCTACAGTCCCATGTACGCGGCGCGCACGCCGGGGTCATCGTACACCTCCGCCGCCGATCCGGACAGCACGATCCGTCCCCCCTCCATGACGTACGCGCGGTCCGCCACGGCGAGGGCGTTCTCGACGTCCTGTTCGACCAGCAGCACGCTCGTCCCCTCGGCGCGGATCTGGACGAGGACGTCCAGCATCGCCGCCGTGACAAGCGGCGACAGCCCAAACGACAGCTCGTCGATGCAGAGGACCTTCGGGCGGGACATCAACGCCCGACCGATCGCGCACATCTGCTGCTCGCCCCCGGAGAGGGTGCCGGCCAACTGGCGGCGCCGTTCGTGCAGCCGCGGCAGGATCTCGTAGACATGTGCGAGCGTCGCCGGGATGCCGGCGTCGCGCCGGAGGTACCCGCCCATGAGCAGATTCTCCTCCACCGTCATCGAGCCGAACAACCGCCGGCCCTGGGGCACGAGCGTCAGTCCGCGCGCCGTGACATCCGGCGGTTCGAGCCCCGCGACCGGCCTACCGGCGAGCGAGACCGCGCCCCCCCACGGCGGCACGAGGCCCGTCAGCGCGAGCATCGTCGTCGTCTTCCCGGCCCCATTGTTGCCGAGCAGGGTCACAATCTCGCCCTGGGCGACGTCCAACGTCACGTTCCACAGGACCTGGATCGCCCCGTAGCCGGCCATGAGGTCCCGGATTTCAAGGAGCGCGATCGCCGTCCCTCCCGGTGTCGGCCCGCGGAGCTCGATGGGCCCACGGGCCGCTCCGCTGTCGGCGACGGGAGTAGTGCTCGCCGAAGTAGGCGGCGACGACCTGCGGGTCGCGGACGACGTCCGCCGGGCTGCCCTCGGCGAGCAGCTGTCCGTGGTGCATGACGACCACGCGGTGCGAGAGCCCCATGATGACCTTCATCAGGTGCTCGATGACGATGAGGGAGACCCCGCTGCGGTGCACGGCGCGGACGAGCTCGAGCGCTGCTTCCATCTCGCCGGGGTTGAGGCCCGCCATCGCCTCGTCCAAGAGCAGCACGGACGGCCGGATGGCGAGCGCCCGCGCGAGCTGGACGCGCTTCTGCTCGGCCAGGCCGATCTCGCCGGTCGTCCGGTCGGCGAGCCCGCTGAGGCCGACAAACTCCAGCACCTCGTCAGCGCGTTCCGCGGCCGCGCGGCGATCGGTTCGCCCACCGAACAGCGCCCCCACGAGCACGTTCTCGCGCACGGTCATCTCCTTGAAGACCCGGACGATCTGGAACGTCCGGGCGATCCCCATGTGCACGATGGCGAACGGCGGCCGGCCCGTCACTTCCCGCGCGCCCAAAAAGATGTGGCCGGCCGTGGGCCGGTACGCGCCGGCGATCAGGTTCATCAGCGTGGTCTTCCCGGCGCCGTTCGGGCCGATCAGCCCGAGGATCTCTTGGGCCTTGAGCTCCAGCGAGACCGCGCGGACCGCCTGCAGCCCGCCGAAGGACTTGGATACGCCCTCGAGCCGGAGCGCCGTACTCATACGCGAAGCCGCCGGGTGCCCTCGAACAGCGAACGCCACGACAGGCCCTGTTGCCCCGTGAGATACGGCCAGACGCCGCGCGGCAGGAACAGGACGATCACGACGATGACGACTCCCAGGAACAGCGTGTGGGCGGTCAGCAGATTCGCCCAGAGGTACTGGTCGACGATCTCGACGAGAAACGCGCCGACGACGGGGCCCCAGAGCGTCCCCGCGCCGCCGACCAGCGTGAGCACCACCATGGTCAGGCTGTAGAGCGGGTCGAAGACCGACGGGGGATTCACGAACGTGATCCAGACCGCGTACACGCTGCCCACGAGGGCGGCCACGATCGCGGAGAGGCCCCAGCACGCGGTCTTGTAGTAGGTCGCGTTGACGCCGCACGCCGCCGCCGCGTGTTCGTCCTGCCTGATCATGCGGCAGGCGTATCCCCACGAGCCCCGGAGGATCACGTGGGTGATGAGCAGCGCCAGCCCCAAGACGGCGGCCATCAAGTAGTAGACGTCGGTGTCCCCGATCGGCACGCGCAGAATGATGCCGTTCGGGCCCCCGACCCACGGCACCATGATGACGATCTGGCCGAGGGCCTGCGCGGTCCCGAGGGTGGCGATCGCGAAGTAGTGGCCGTTCAACCGTAGCACGATCGGGCCGATGACCGCCGCGAAGGCGAGCGCGGCGAGCGCGGACGCGCCGAGCGCCGGCAACAGCGTCCAGTGCAGGTGAGCCACGAGCGCGGCCGTGACGTACGCCCCGATCCCGAAGAACGCCACGTTCCCGACGGAGGGGTAGCCGCAGAGCCCGCCGATCAGGTTCCAGGAGAGCGCGAGCGCCATGTACATGAGAATCGTCGTCGCTTCGCGCAGGGGATACCCGGAGGCAACGAGCGGGGTCGCCAGCACCGCAATGCCGAACCCGACGGGGAGGGCGACGCGCAGCACGGCCGCCCGTCCGGCCCGGCGCGCCGCGCCGGCTGCCGGACGCAGTGCGTCCGCGGGCGCCGGCGATCTCGCGGGCAAGCTCACGCGGTCACCCGGCCCCCCAGGCCGCGCGGGCGCAGCGCCAGGATGAACACGAGCATGATGAAGGCGGCGGCATCGACCGCGCCGGAGCCGATGACCACGGACGCGACCGATTCGACCATGCCGAGGACCAACCCACCGAGCAGGGGGCCGTAGACGTTGCCGAGGCCCCCGAGGCACGTCACGACGAAGGCCCGCAGCGTCAGGCCTCCGCCGATCTGGGGCGAGAAGGGGAAATTCACGCTGTACAGCGCGCCGGCCACGCCAGCCAGGCCGCAGCCGAGACCCATCGTGAGCGCGAACACTATCGGAAGCCGGACGCCCATCAGGCTGGCCGCGTCCAGATCCATTCCCGTGGCGTTGATCGCGCGGCCCATCCGGGTGTGGTGCATGAACCGCGCGAGCGCGACGGTCATGACGAGAGCGGCCGCGAGCACGGCGACCCGCGTGTACGGGATCGTGAGCGCACCGATCGCGAGGCTGGTCGCGCTGTACGACGTGATGACCGCCCGCGGGTCCGCCGTCCACAGGAGAATCCCGATGTTCACAAGCACGTAGTCGATGCCGAACGTGAGGAGCAGGGTCAGGAAGAACTGGCCGCGCATCACCCGGTTCAGCAGGTACCGCTGCATCAGGAACCCGAGCACGGCGAGGACGGCGAAGTCGATCGGGATGCTGAGCAGCGGGTCGAGGTGCAGCGGGGACGTCAACAGCATCCACGTGAGATAGGCGCCGAGCATGATGAACGACCCGTGCGCCAGATTGACGATGTTGAGGATGCCCCACTCGAGCGAGAACGCTAGCGCGCTGAGGGCGTACACTCCTCCGAGCAAGAGGCCGTTGACGATGATCTGCGGCCAGATCTCCACCGGTCGCCTACCGGCCCGCGGCCGACCCGCCGGGTCCGCGCGCCGTGCGCGGCCCGGCGGGTGAGCGCCTGATCAGCGCTGGGCCCAGCTGGGCATCGGGAACTTGAGGTTGGCGAGGTACTTCTGCGGCCAGATCGGCACGGGCGCCCCGTTCTGAATCTGGACCGCCGCCCCCAGCTGATTGTCCTCGTGCCAGTTGTTGTCGAAGTGCACAAATCCGGCGATGGTCGCGAAGGTGGTGTTGAGGAACGCGGCGCCGACCTTCGCGGGGTCGGTGCTGTTCGACTTCGCGATCGCCTCCACCAGGAGCTCGACGCCCTCCGCGGCGTCGCCCACGTGGTAGTCCGGGATGTACCCGCGCTTCGCCTTGAACCCCGCGACGAACTGCTGGGTGTTCCCGAAGTACGGGTCTGTGTAGTTGACCTGCGGCAGCCACGGCGACGGGCCAATCACGTACTCGGCGTCCTTGCCGAGCGCCTTGACGTAGTCGGGCGTGGGCGGCGCGACCGTGAAGGCCAGCGCCTTGAAGTTGAGGCCGTTCTGCTTCGCCTGCCTGGTGATCAGGATCGCATCTTCGATGTGCCCCGAACTCATCAGCACGTCAGCGTTCAGCGGCTTGATCTGGGCCACGAGCGAGGAGACGTCCGTCGTGGCGGCCGGGTACTGGAAGTCGCCGAGCACCCGGATGCCCTTGTTCTTCATGTACGCGACCGCCCCCTCGGCGACGCCGACGCTGAACGAGTCGTCGGCGTGCATCATGACCGCGGTCTTAATACCGCTTTGCTTCGCCAGGAGCGCGTCCACGATCGGGTACATGTACTGGTAGTCGTACATGATCGGTCCGATCACGTTCTTGTTGCCGGACGTCCAGATGACCTTCGCGACGCCTTCGTCGGCCATCATGACCGCGCCGAGCTTGCTGCTGATCGCCGCGGCCGCGATCGTGTTGTCGGACGAATACGGCCCGAGGATCAGCGAGATGTGGTCTTGGGTCACGAGCTTCTCGATCAACGCGGCGGACTGGGCGGGTTTGCTCTCGTCGTCGTAGTACTTGATCGGGGCCAGCTTGTACGCCACACCGTTGATCTTCACCCCGCCGTGTGCGTTGATCCAGTCGACGGCGAAGTCGTAGCCGTCGGTGGTGAGCTTGCCGGCCGCCGCCAAGCTGCCCGTGTTCGAGATGGCCGCGCCCAGCCTGATCGTGTGGCTCACGTCCTGCGGGGAGGCCGTTCCCTGGAACCCGATGGTCACCAGCAAGACCAGCGCTACCGCGGCGGCGATGCTCCCGAGCGTTAGCCGCATCCGTCGTCACCCCACTTCCTGGTGAGGATCGCGGGCCGGCGGACGAGTCCCAGTCGCCGCCGGCCCGTG
This region includes:
- a CDS encoding FumA C-terminus/TtdB family hydratase beta subunit, with translation MEHRLETPLSEDAVRALRVGDTVLLDGIVWGIRDATLIRMFDQAQPSPVDLRGGALLHVAPNVRRSATAASGYEAMTVGTTTSMRMDRFTEDVLRVCGVRAIIGKGGLSDESSAALTRHGGVYLAIVGGAASVETEQVEAIEHVYWEDLMPECLWQFRVRAFGPLIVAMDAHGESMYRDVAQRAHARLADVYRRLGLRDEP
- a CDS encoding fumarate hydratase; the encoded protein is MIDLSLDTPERDALFEEIGRRLYVDAQIDIPPDIRQGLRDAQTRESNPVARGILGTMLKAIEVSDRKQTLVCQDTGIPIFWITIGRGVSIDGVRMIDALRRGVERATTETPLRSSIVSPIRRENRQTSTGESVPVVHVEFSDAIDHIDILMMPKGSGSESMSFLKMLLPADGIAGIKKFVLETSVGAGGRPCPPTIIGVGIGGSSDLCVTLAKKATLRPIGQRHPDPEVAALECELLDAINSTGIGPMGLGGDTTALDLHIETAWTHITLNPVAINMQCWRGERRRARVYRDGRVEITY
- a CDS encoding ABC transporter ATP-binding protein, which codes for MAGYGAIQVLWNVTLDVAQGEIVTLLGNNGAGKTTTMLALTGLVPPWGGAVSLAGRPVAGLEPPDVTARGLTLVPQGRRLFGSMTVEENLLMGGYLRRDAGIPATLAHVYEILPRLHERRRQLAGTLSGGEQQMCAIGRALMSRPKVLCIDELSFGLSPLVTAAMLDVLVQIRAEGTSVLLVEQDVENALAVADRAYVMEGGRIVLSGSAAEVYDDPGVRAAYMGL
- a CDS encoding ABC transporter ATP-binding protein, which encodes MSTALRLEGVSKSFGGLQAVRAVSLELKAQEILGLIGPNGAGKTTLMNLIAGAYRPTAGHIFLGAREVTGRPPFAIVHMGIARTFQIVRVFKEMTVRENVLVGALFGGRTDRRAAAERADEVLEFVGLSGLADRTTGEIGLAEQKRVQLARALAIRPSVLLLDEAMAGLNPGEMEAALELVRAVHRSGVSLIVIEHLMKVIMGLSHRVVVMHHGQLLAEGSPADVVRDPQVVAAYFGEHYSRRRQRSGPWAHRAPRADTGRDGDRAP
- a CDS encoding branched-chain amino acid ABC transporter permease, translating into MSLPARSPAPADALRPAAGAARRAGRAAVLRVALPVGFGIAVLATPLVASGYPLREATTILMYMALALSWNLIGGLCGYPSVGNVAFFGIGAYVTAALVAHLHWTLLPALGASALAALAFAAVIGPIVLRLNGHYFAIATLGTAQALGQIVIMVPWVGGPNGIILRVPIGDTDVYYLMAAVLGLALLITHVILRGSWGYACRMIRQDEHAAAACGVNATYYKTACWGLSAIVAALVGSVYAVWITFVNPPSVFDPLYSLTMVVLTLVGGAGTLWGPVVGAFLVEIVDQYLWANLLTAHTLFLGVVIVVIVLFLPRGVWPYLTGQQGLSWRSLFEGTRRLRV
- a CDS encoding branched-chain amino acid ABC transporter permease, which gives rise to MEIWPQIIVNGLLLGGVYALSALAFSLEWGILNIVNLAHGSFIMLGAYLTWMLLTSPLHLDPLLSIPIDFAVLAVLGFLMQRYLLNRVMRGQFFLTLLLTFGIDYVLVNIGILLWTADPRAVITSYSATSLAIGALTIPYTRVAVLAAALVMTVALARFMHHTRMGRAINATGMDLDAASLMGVRLPIVFALTMGLGCGLAGVAGALYSVNFPFSPQIGGGLTLRAFVVTCLGGLGNVYGPLLGGLVLGMVESVASVVIGSGAVDAAAFIMLVFILALRPRGLGGRVTA
- a CDS encoding amino acid ABC transporter substrate-binding protein encodes the protein MRLTLGSIAAAVALVLLVTIGFQGTASPQDVSHTIRLGAAISNTGSLAAAGKLTTDGYDFAVDWINAHGGVKINGVAYKLAPIKYYDDESKPAQSAALIEKLVTQDHISLILGPYSSDNTIAAAAISSKLGAVMMADEGVAKVIWTSGNKNVIGPIMYDYQYMYPIVDALLAKQSGIKTAVMMHADDSFSVGVAEGAVAYMKNKGIRVLGDFQYPAATTDVSSLVAQIKPLNADVLMSSGHIEDAILITRQAKQNGLNFKALAFTVAPPTPDYVKALGKDAEYVIGPSPWLPQVNYTDPYFGNTQQFVAGFKAKRGYIPDYHVGDAAEGVELLVEAIAKSNSTDPAKVGAAFLNTTFATIAGFVHFDNNWHEDNQLGAAVQIQNGAPVPIWPQKYLANLKFPMPSWAQR